From Haloglomus litoreum, the proteins below share one genomic window:
- a CDS encoding LeuA family protein, with amino-acid sequence MSRRVEFFQGTLDSTGEIDEARIFDTTLRDGEQSPRTSFSYEDKREIADVLDEMGTHVIEAGFPVNSDAEFEAVRDIADSTRHSTVCGLARVVDKDIEAALDSGVGMVHVFCSTSDVQLEDSMHASREEAVERSVDAVERVKEAGATCMFSPMDATRTDEAFLGEVVEAVSKAGTDWINIPDTCGVATPRRFYDMVEGVVNTANDAAAERGQGEVYVDVHTHDDFGLAAANAISGYEAGATQSQVSVNGIGERAGNAAYEEVVMSLESLYDVDTGIDTTRIVELSRIVEEKSGIDVPANKPIVGANAFSHESGIHAAGVIENSDTFEPGVMTPEMVGAKRELVLGKHTGQHSVRQRLEEEGFAPTDEEVREVTRRVKDHGAEQGRVTMAHLKEFAREIGVTREEVRV; translated from the coding sequence CTGAGTCGGCGGGTCGAGTTCTTCCAGGGCACGCTTGATTCCACTGGAGAGATAGACGAGGCACGAATTTTCGACACCACGCTGCGCGACGGTGAGCAGTCGCCACGCACGTCGTTCTCGTACGAGGACAAGCGGGAGATCGCGGACGTCCTCGACGAGATGGGCACCCACGTCATCGAGGCCGGGTTCCCCGTGAACTCCGACGCGGAGTTCGAGGCCGTGCGCGACATCGCCGATAGCACCCGCCACTCCACCGTGTGCGGGCTGGCGCGGGTCGTCGACAAGGATATCGAGGCGGCGCTGGATTCGGGCGTGGGCATGGTCCACGTCTTCTGTTCGACCAGTGACGTCCAGCTGGAGGACTCGATGCACGCTTCCCGCGAGGAGGCCGTCGAGCGCTCCGTGGACGCGGTCGAACGGGTCAAGGAGGCCGGCGCGACCTGCATGTTCTCGCCGATGGACGCCACGCGAACCGACGAGGCGTTCCTGGGCGAGGTCGTGGAGGCCGTCTCGAAGGCGGGAACGGACTGGATCAACATCCCCGACACCTGCGGGGTGGCCACGCCGCGGCGCTTCTACGACATGGTCGAGGGCGTCGTGAACACCGCGAACGACGCGGCGGCCGAGCGGGGCCAGGGCGAGGTGTACGTGGACGTCCACACCCACGACGACTTCGGGCTGGCCGCCGCCAACGCCATCTCCGGCTACGAGGCCGGCGCGACCCAGTCGCAGGTGTCGGTCAACGGCATCGGCGAGCGCGCGGGCAACGCGGCCTACGAGGAGGTCGTGATGAGCCTCGAATCGCTGTACGATGTCGATACGGGCATCGACACCACGCGCATCGTGGAGCTGTCCCGTATCGTCGAGGAGAAGTCCGGCATCGACGTGCCGGCCAACAAGCCCATCGTCGGCGCGAACGCGTTCAGCCACGAGTCGGGCATCCACGCCGCCGGTGTCATCGAGAACTCCGACACCTTCGAACCCGGCGTGATGACGCCGGAGATGGTCGGCGCGAAGCGCGAACTCGTCCTGGGCAAGCACACGGGGCAACACTCCGTGCGCCAGCGCCTGGAGGAGGAAGGCTTCGCCCCGACCGACGAGGAGGTCCGCGAGGTCACCCGGCGGGTGAAGGACCACGGCGCCGAGCAGGGACGGGTCACGATGGCCCACCTGAAGGAGTTCGCCCGCGAGATCGGCGTCACCCGCGAGGAGGTCCGGGTCTAG
- the ilvB gene encoding biosynthetic-type acetolactate synthase large subunit has translation MSKEQPKPVSPTTETEATPDEAEAEEAADRGAVTGAETVVEAMENAGVEYLFGVQGGAIMPVYDALYDSEMTHITMAHEQGAAHAADAYGIVTGEPGVCMATSGPGATNLVTGLADSNMDSDPVVALTGQVPTDFVGSDAFQETDTIGVTRPITKENTFASSPDEVGTDVSEAFALAAEGRQGPTLVDLPKDVTKGETERRPGAPKTPKTYDPPERADPGAVRDAADVLANAERPVILAGGGVIKADASSELREFAMEHEIPVITTMPAIGAFPEDHELSLEWAGMHGTGYANMAITNCDAMFAVGTRFDDRLTGGIETFAPDADIIHADIDPAEISKNVEADYALLGDAAHVISQVHEAMPTAPDCEAWRDTCQQWKQEYPMDYSAPEDEPVKPQFVVEAYDEATDDDTVVTTGVGQHQMWACQYWTFTQPRTWVSSHGLGTMGYGLPSAIGARLGADDDQTVVCFDGDGSFLMTLQELSVAVREDMDITVVVLNNAAVGMVRQWQDAFFEKRRMASEYPWVPEFDTLAEAFGAKGFRVDTYEELPDVVEASLEYDGPSVVDVHIDPEENVYPMVPSGGDNGLFALSEDQL, from the coding sequence ATGAGCAAGGAACAACCGAAGCCGGTGTCGCCCACGACGGAGACGGAGGCGACACCCGACGAGGCCGAGGCGGAGGAGGCGGCCGACCGCGGCGCCGTGACCGGGGCCGAGACGGTCGTCGAGGCGATGGAGAACGCCGGCGTCGAGTACCTGTTCGGCGTGCAGGGCGGCGCCATCATGCCGGTCTACGACGCGCTGTACGACTCGGAGATGACCCACATCACGATGGCCCACGAGCAGGGCGCCGCCCACGCGGCCGACGCGTACGGCATCGTGACGGGCGAGCCCGGGGTGTGTATGGCCACCTCGGGGCCGGGCGCGACCAACCTCGTCACGGGGCTGGCCGACTCCAACATGGACTCGGACCCGGTCGTCGCGCTGACGGGGCAGGTCCCGACGGACTTCGTCGGGAGCGACGCCTTCCAGGAGACCGACACCATCGGCGTCACCCGCCCCATCACGAAGGAGAACACGTTCGCGTCCAGCCCGGACGAGGTCGGGACGGACGTGAGCGAGGCGTTCGCGCTCGCGGCCGAGGGCCGCCAGGGCCCGACGCTGGTCGACCTGCCCAAGGACGTCACCAAGGGCGAGACCGAGCGCCGGCCGGGCGCGCCGAAGACGCCGAAGACGTACGACCCGCCCGAGCGCGCCGACCCCGGGGCCGTCCGTGACGCGGCCGACGTGCTCGCGAACGCCGAGCGACCCGTCATCCTCGCGGGTGGCGGCGTCATCAAGGCCGACGCCAGCAGCGAGCTGCGCGAGTTCGCGATGGAGCACGAGATCCCGGTCATCACGACGATGCCGGCCATCGGCGCGTTCCCCGAGGACCACGAGCTGTCGCTGGAGTGGGCCGGGATGCACGGCACCGGCTACGCGAACATGGCCATCACGAACTGCGACGCCATGTTCGCCGTCGGCACCCGCTTCGACGACCGCCTGACCGGCGGCATCGAGACGTTCGCGCCCGACGCGGACATCATCCACGCCGACATCGACCCGGCCGAGATATCGAAGAACGTCGAGGCCGACTACGCCCTGCTGGGTGACGCCGCACACGTCATCAGCCAGGTCCACGAGGCGATGCCGACCGCGCCCGACTGCGAGGCGTGGCGCGACACCTGCCAGCAGTGGAAGCAGGAGTACCCGATGGACTACTCCGCGCCCGAGGACGAACCCGTCAAACCGCAGTTCGTCGTCGAGGCGTACGACGAGGCCACCGACGACGACACCGTCGTGACGACGGGCGTCGGCCAGCACCAGATGTGGGCGTGCCAGTACTGGACGTTCACGCAGCCGCGCACGTGGGTCTCCAGCCACGGGCTGGGGACGATGGGCTACGGCCTGCCCTCGGCCATCGGCGCGCGGCTCGGCGCCGACGACGACCAGACGGTCGTCTGCTTCGACGGCGACGGCTCCTTCCTGATGACGCTGCAGGAGCTGTCCGTCGCGGTCCGCGAGGACATGGACATCACCGTCGTCGTCCTCAACAACGCCGCGGTCGGGATGGTCCGGCAGTGGCAGGACGCCTTCTTCGAGAAGCGCCGCATGGCCTCCGAGTACCCCTGGGTGCCGGAGTTCGACACCCTCGCCGAGGCGTTCGGCGCGAAGGGCTTCCGCGTGGACACCTACGAGGAGCTCCCCGACGTGGTGGAGGCCTCGCTCGAGTACGACGGCCCGAGCGTCGTCGACGTCCACATCGACCCCGAGGAGAACGTCTACCCGATGGTCCCGAGCGGCGGAGACAACGGACTCTTTGCCCTCTCGGAGGACCAGCTATGA
- the ilvC gene encoding ketol-acid reductoisomerase, with protein MSTDANDGDDEEFTTTVYYDDDADLGTLAEKTVAVLGYGSQGHAHALNLHDSGIDVVVGLRKSSSSREAAEAEGLRVTTPKNAASEADLVSVLVPDTVQPAVYEEIKDELGPGDTLQFAHGFNIHYGQIEPKAEVNVTMVAPKSPGHLVRRNYENDEGTPGLLAVYQNPSGEAHELGLAYAKAIGCTRAGVVETSFREETETDLFGEQAVLCGGVTSLVKQGYETLVDNGYSPEMAYFECLNELKLIVDLMYEGGLGEMWDSVSDTAEYGGLTRGDMIVDEHARENMEECLEQVQDGTFAREWINENQANRPSYKQLRQAEKDHEIEEVGENLRALFAWGEDAEAEGTAETPADD; from the coding sequence ATGAGCACTGACGCCAACGACGGAGACGACGAGGAGTTCACGACGACGGTCTACTACGACGACGACGCCGACCTGGGCACGCTGGCCGAGAAGACGGTCGCGGTGCTGGGCTACGGCAGCCAGGGCCACGCGCACGCGCTCAACCTGCACGACTCCGGCATCGACGTGGTCGTCGGCCTGCGCAAGTCCTCGAGTTCCCGCGAGGCCGCCGAGGCCGAGGGGCTGCGCGTCACGACGCCGAAGAACGCCGCCAGCGAGGCCGACCTCGTGAGCGTGCTGGTGCCCGACACGGTCCAGCCCGCCGTCTACGAGGAGATCAAGGACGAGCTGGGGCCCGGCGACACGCTCCAGTTCGCCCACGGCTTCAACATCCACTACGGCCAGATCGAGCCGAAGGCGGAGGTCAACGTGACGATGGTCGCCCCGAAGAGTCCGGGGCACCTCGTCCGCCGGAACTACGAGAACGACGAGGGGACGCCGGGTCTCCTGGCCGTGTACCAGAACCCGAGCGGCGAGGCCCACGAGCTGGGCCTGGCGTACGCGAAGGCCATCGGCTGCACCCGCGCGGGTGTCGTCGAGACCTCGTTCCGCGAGGAGACCGAGACCGACCTGTTCGGCGAGCAGGCCGTCCTCTGTGGCGGCGTCACCTCCCTGGTCAAGCAGGGGTACGAGACGCTCGTCGACAACGGCTACTCCCCGGAGATGGCCTACTTCGAGTGCCTGAACGAGCTGAAGCTCATCGTCGACCTGATGTACGAGGGTGGGCTCGGCGAGATGTGGGACTCGGTCTCCGATACGGCCGAGTACGGCGGGCTCACACGCGGCGATATGATCGTCGACGAGCACGCCCGCGAGAACATGGAGGAGTGCCTCGAACAGGTGCAGGACGGCACCTTCGCGCGCGAGTGGATCAACGAGAACCAGGCCAACCGGCCCTCCTACAAGCAGCTCCGACAGGCCGAGAAGGACCACGAGATCGAGGAGGTCGGCGAGAACCTGCGCGCGCTGTTCGCGTGGGGCGAGGACGCCGAGGCGGAGGGAACAGCGGAGACACCCGCGGACGACTGA
- the leuC gene encoding 3-isopropylmalate dehydratase large subunit, protein MSQGTLYDKVWDRHKVTTLPNGQDQLFVGLHLIHEVTSPQAFGMLRERDLEVARPDLTHATVDHIVPTADQSRPYSDDAAEEMMAELEENVREAGIEFDDPTTGNQGIVHVIGPEQGITQPGKTIVCGDSHTSTHGAFGALAFGIGTSQIRDVLATQTIAMEKQQVRKIQVDGELGEGVEAKDVILEIIRRLGTEGGVGYVYEYAGEAIRNLDMEGRMSICNMSIEGGARAGYVNPDETTYEWLEGTDYFQENPEEFDELKPYWESIRSDDDAEYDDVVTIDASSLDPVVTWGTTPGQGVGIHDPIPAPEDLPEDKQDTARRAQKHMRVEPGETMEGYDIDVAFLGSCTNARLPDLRRAARVVKGRQVADDVRAFVVPGSQRVQRAAEEEGLADIFREAGFDWRNAGCSMCLGMNEDQLEGDEACASSSNRNFVGRQGSKDGRTVLMNPRMVAAAAITGEVTDVRDLKEVKLA, encoded by the coding sequence GTGAGTCAGGGAACGCTATACGACAAGGTCTGGGACCGCCACAAGGTCACGACGCTCCCGAACGGGCAGGACCAGCTGTTCGTGGGCCTCCACCTCATCCACGAGGTGACGAGCCCGCAGGCGTTCGGGATGCTCCGCGAGCGCGACCTCGAGGTCGCGCGCCCGGACCTGACCCACGCCACGGTCGACCACATCGTCCCGACGGCGGACCAGTCGCGCCCGTACAGCGACGACGCCGCCGAGGAGATGATGGCCGAACTCGAGGAGAACGTCCGCGAGGCGGGCATCGAGTTCGACGACCCGACAACGGGCAACCAGGGTATCGTCCACGTCATCGGGCCGGAGCAGGGCATCACCCAGCCCGGCAAGACCATCGTCTGCGGGGACTCGCACACCTCGACGCACGGCGCGTTCGGCGCGCTGGCGTTCGGCATCGGCACCTCGCAGATCCGCGACGTGCTGGCGACCCAGACCATCGCGATGGAGAAACAGCAGGTCCGGAAGATCCAGGTCGACGGTGAACTCGGCGAGGGCGTCGAGGCCAAGGACGTCATCCTCGAGATCATCCGCCGCCTGGGCACCGAGGGCGGCGTCGGCTACGTCTACGAGTACGCCGGCGAGGCCATCCGGAACCTGGACATGGAGGGCCGGATGTCCATCTGCAACATGTCCATCGAGGGCGGGGCCCGCGCGGGCTACGTCAACCCCGACGAGACCACCTACGAGTGGCTGGAGGGGACGGACTACTTCCAGGAGAACCCCGAGGAGTTCGACGAACTCAAGCCGTACTGGGAGTCCATCCGGAGCGACGACGATGCGGAGTATGACGACGTCGTCACCATCGACGCCTCGTCGCTGGACCCCGTCGTGACGTGGGGCACCACCCCCGGCCAGGGCGTGGGCATCCACGACCCCATCCCCGCGCCGGAGGACCTGCCCGAGGACAAGCAGGACACCGCCCGGCGCGCACAGAAGCATATGCGCGTCGAGCCCGGCGAGACGATGGAGGGCTACGACATCGACGTGGCCTTCCTCGGCTCCTGTACGAACGCCCGCCTGCCCGACCTGCGGCGTGCGGCGCGGGTCGTGAAGGGCCGGCAGGTCGCCGACGACGTGCGCGCGTTCGTCGTCCCCGGCAGCCAGCGCGTCCAGCGCGCCGCCGAGGAGGAGGGACTCGCCGATATCTTCCGCGAGGCCGGCTTCGACTGGCGGAACGCGGGCTGCTCGATGTGTCTGGGCATGAACGAGGACCAGCTCGAGGGTGACGAGGCCTGCGCGTCGTCGTCGAACCGGAACTTCGTCGGCCGGCAGGGGAGCAAGGACGGGCGGACCGTCCTGATGAACCCCCGGATGGTGGCCGCGGCGGCCATCACCGGCGAGGTGACGGACGTGCGCGACCTGAAGGAGGTGAAACTGGCATGA
- the leuD gene encoding 3-isopropylmalate dehydratase small subunit, translated as MTDATEEIPEVDHVSGTGIPIRGNDIDTDQIIPARFMKVVTFDGLGQFSFFDLRFDDDDNEKDHPMNEERFKDANIMVVNNNFGCGSSREHAPQALMRWGIDALIGEGFAEIFAGNCLALGIPTVTADHETINDLQQWVDDNPDGEIEVDVAAETVTYGGQEIGVSVDDAQRKALVDGIWDTTALMKANEGAIAETAANLPYVKGD; from the coding sequence ATGACCGACGCCACCGAGGAGATCCCCGAGGTCGACCACGTCTCCGGGACCGGCATCCCCATCCGCGGGAACGACATCGACACGGACCAGATCATCCCCGCGCGGTTCATGAAGGTCGTCACCTTCGACGGCCTGGGCCAGTTCTCGTTCTTCGACCTGCGGTTCGACGACGACGACAACGAGAAGGACCACCCGATGAACGAGGAGCGGTTCAAGGACGCGAACATCATGGTGGTCAACAACAACTTCGGCTGTGGCTCCTCGCGCGAGCACGCGCCCCAGGCCCTGATGCGCTGGGGCATCGACGCGCTCATCGGCGAGGGGTTCGCCGAGATCTTCGCGGGCAACTGCCTCGCGCTCGGCATCCCCACCGTCACCGCGGACCACGAGACCATCAACGACCTGCAGCAGTGGGTCGACGACAACCCCGACGGCGAGATCGAGGTCGACGTGGCCGCCGAGACGGTCACCTACGGCGGCCAGGAGATCGGTGTCTCCGTCGACGACGCCCAGCGGAAGGCGCTGGTCGACGGCATCTGGGACACCACGGCGCTGATGAAGGCCAACGAGGGGGCCATCGCGGAGACGGCGGCGAACCTGCCGTACGTGAAGGGCGACTGA
- a CDS encoding response regulator produces MATTLSGNLTVLHAEDDRAFADLTGDMLESVADDIEVVTAHDPEGALERLAEEPVDCIVSDYDMPGMDGLELLEAVRADHPDLPFILFTGKGSEEIASQAISAGVTDYLQKGGGQDCYEMLANRVRTAVDRYRSEERYHNLVDTAPVPIALFSPDRRLRYANDATVDFLEAESAEALLGTPMPAFVHPDDHERALERFGSIMTEDRPAPEMEFRIRAVDGTVKRAVLATAPGHYRGEQVAQVVVRLVEE; encoded by the coding sequence ATGGCCACGACCCTCAGCGGTAACCTCACCGTCCTCCATGCCGAGGATGACCGGGCGTTCGCCGACCTCACCGGCGACATGCTGGAGTCGGTGGCCGACGACATCGAGGTCGTCACGGCCCACGACCCCGAGGGGGCGCTGGAGCGGCTCGCCGAGGAACCGGTCGACTGCATCGTCAGCGACTACGATATGCCGGGGATGGACGGGCTGGAGCTGCTGGAGGCCGTCCGGGCGGACCATCCGGACCTCCCGTTCATCCTGTTCACGGGGAAGGGGAGCGAGGAGATCGCCAGCCAGGCCATCAGCGCGGGCGTCACGGACTACCTCCAGAAGGGCGGTGGCCAGGACTGCTACGAGATGCTCGCCAACCGCGTCCGGACCGCGGTCGACCGCTACCGCTCCGAGGAGCGCTACCACAACCTCGTCGACACGGCACCGGTCCCCATCGCGCTGTTCAGCCCGGACCGCCGGCTTCGGTACGCCAACGACGCGACCGTCGACTTCCTCGAGGCCGAGAGCGCGGAGGCGCTGCTGGGGACGCCGATGCCGGCGTTCGTCCACCCGGACGACCACGAACGGGCGCTCGAGCGGTTCGGGAGCATCATGACCGAGGACCGACCGGCCCCGGAGATGGAGTTCCGCATCCGGGCCGTCGATGGGACCGTCAAGCGTGCGGTCCTCGCGACCGCCCCGGGCCACTACCGCGGCGAGCAGGTCGCACAGGTCGTCGTCCGCCTCGTCGAGGAGTGA
- a CDS encoding isocitrate/isopropylmalate dehydrogenase family protein, with protein MTDDIVVIEGDGIGQEVVPAAIEVLEAVDADFRFTSARAGDAVLDETGEALPQETYDAVAAADATLFGAVGETAADVILPLREAVDSFVNVRPAKAYPGVDALRPETDVVFLRENTEGVYAGHENRLSDDLSTLTRVVTTSASERLARFACDYIEERGMDGFHVAHKANVMRETDGRFLGAVERVADERGLETEPVLIDAFATHLPLDPGQFEVVVCPNLAGDILSDLAAGLVGGLGLLPSANIGSDNGLFEAVHGSAPDIAGQGVANPSATILSAAMLLEHLGYEAAGADVRTAVEEVLAEGPRTPDLGGDATTEDVTAAVLERL; from the coding sequence ATGACAGACGACATCGTCGTCATCGAGGGCGACGGCATCGGGCAAGAGGTCGTGCCCGCCGCGATCGAGGTGCTGGAGGCGGTGGACGCCGACTTCCGGTTCACCAGCGCACGGGCGGGCGACGCCGTGCTCGACGAGACGGGCGAGGCACTGCCACAGGAGACGTACGACGCCGTTGCGGCGGCCGACGCGACCCTCTTCGGGGCGGTCGGCGAGACCGCGGCGGACGTCATCCTGCCGCTCCGCGAGGCCGTCGACTCGTTCGTCAACGTCCGCCCGGCGAAGGCCTACCCGGGGGTCGACGCCCTGCGCCCGGAGACGGACGTGGTCTTCCTCCGCGAGAACACCGAGGGCGTCTACGCCGGCCACGAGAACCGCCTCTCCGACGACCTCTCGACGCTGACGCGCGTCGTGACGACCTCGGCCTCGGAGCGTCTCGCGCGGTTCGCCTGTGACTACATCGAGGAGCGGGGGATGGACGGGTTCCACGTCGCCCACAAGGCCAACGTGATGCGCGAGACCGACGGGCGGTTCCTCGGCGCCGTCGAGCGGGTGGCGGACGAGCGCGGCCTCGAGACCGAACCGGTACTCATCGACGCGTTCGCCACCCATCTCCCGCTGGATCCCGGCCAGTTCGAGGTCGTGGTCTGTCCGAACCTCGCGGGCGACATCCTCTCGGATCTCGCGGCCGGCCTCGTGGGTGGGCTGGGACTGCTGCCGTCCGCCAACATCGGCTCGGACAACGGGCTGTTCGAGGCGGTCCACGGGAGCGCGCCCGACATCGCCGGGCAGGGCGTCGCCAACCCGTCCGCGACCATCCTCTCGGCGGCGATGCTGCTCGAACACCTGGGGTACGAGGCGGCCGGCGCCGACGTCCGCACGGCCGTCGAGGAGGTCCTCGCCGAGGGGCCCCGGACCCCGGACCTCGGCGGCGACGCCACGACGGAGGACGTGACGGCGGCGGTGCTGGAGCGGCTCTGA